In one Catenulispora sp. MAP5-51 genomic region, the following are encoded:
- a CDS encoding ABC transporter substrate-binding protein: MSNTPLSKTPRILLSVTTVAAAALAATACTNGNPLVPGPKKGQVTVGSADFPENVLLADIYCSALKAKGVKVGTRFNVGSREVLYQQVRQGSLTVLPEYNGALLAYLDSKTRAATTQDINAGLAAKLPAQLEILDSSPAEDKNALVVAAATAAQDHLSSIADLAPYAPSMTIGGPPEFKERYQGLPGLKDKYGLTFKDFASLDTSGPITVKALAGDTVQVATLFTTDPSITSHNFKVLADPQQVFTAQNVTPLAYRASMTPVATATLNAVSAKLDTEALAAMMVQVMNQKKDIDVVADAWLKGVGLL; this comes from the coding sequence ATGAGCAACACCCCCCTGAGCAAGACCCCCCGCATTCTGCTGTCTGTCACCACCGTGGCGGCCGCCGCCCTGGCCGCCACGGCCTGTACCAACGGCAATCCTCTGGTCCCAGGACCGAAGAAGGGCCAGGTGACGGTCGGCTCTGCCGACTTCCCGGAGAACGTCCTGCTGGCCGACATCTACTGTTCGGCGCTGAAGGCGAAGGGCGTGAAGGTCGGCACACGCTTCAACGTCGGCAGCCGCGAGGTGCTCTACCAGCAGGTCCGCCAGGGCTCGCTGACCGTGCTGCCGGAGTACAACGGAGCATTGCTGGCGTATCTGGACTCGAAGACCCGGGCCGCGACCACCCAGGACATCAACGCCGGCCTGGCCGCGAAGCTGCCCGCGCAACTGGAGATCCTGGACTCCTCCCCCGCCGAGGACAAGAACGCCCTGGTGGTCGCGGCGGCGACGGCCGCACAGGACCACCTGTCCTCGATCGCGGACCTGGCCCCGTACGCACCCTCGATGACCATCGGCGGCCCGCCGGAGTTCAAGGAGCGCTACCAGGGCCTGCCGGGCCTGAAGGACAAGTACGGCCTGACCTTCAAGGACTTCGCCTCCCTCGACACCTCCGGCCCGATCACGGTCAAGGCCCTGGCCGGCGACACGGTTCAGGTGGCGACCCTGTTCACCACCGACCCGAGCATCACCTCGCACAACTTCAAGGTCCTGGCCGACCCCCAGCAGGTCTTCACCGCGCAGAACGTGACGCCGCTGGCCTACCGCGCGAGCATGACGCCGGTCGCGACGGCGACGCTGAACGCGGTGTCGGCGAAGCTGGACACCGAGGCGCTGGCGGCGATGATGGTGCAGGTGATGAATCAGAAGAAGGACATCGATGTGGTGGCGGACGCCTGGCTGAAGGGGGTCGGGCTGCTGTAG
- a CDS encoding cysteine dioxygenase family protein, which yields MSSALQTPELDVADPFLHELVIPDRPLWTPTQLRDLTATLAGTYADRLRPLLQYTEPQRWWLRLALTRGVEVWLLSWLPGQGTKPHDHGGAAGSFAVLTGEVQEEHRYPGGPIGVRRLQVGDGLGFGGDRAHIVRQTGIGPAATVHAYSPPLLPTREYQSLEDLV from the coding sequence ATGTCCTCGGCCTTGCAGACGCCTGAGCTCGACGTCGCCGACCCTTTCCTGCACGAGCTCGTCATCCCCGACCGCCCGCTGTGGACGCCCACGCAGCTTCGGGACCTGACCGCGACACTGGCCGGCACGTACGCCGACCGGCTGCGCCCCCTGCTCCAGTACACCGAACCGCAGCGCTGGTGGCTGCGGCTCGCGCTGACCCGCGGGGTCGAGGTCTGGCTGCTGAGCTGGCTGCCGGGCCAGGGCACCAAGCCCCACGACCACGGCGGCGCCGCCGGCTCCTTCGCCGTCCTGACCGGCGAGGTGCAGGAGGAGCACCGCTATCCCGGCGGGCCCATCGGGGTGCGCAGGCTACAGGTCGGTGACGGTCTCGGATTCGGCGGCGATCGCGCGCATATCGTCCGGCAAACGGGTATCGGGCCCGCCGCGACCGTGCACGCGTATTCGCCCCCGCTGCTCCCCACCCGGGAGTACCAGAGCCTGGAGGACCTGGTTTGA
- a CDS encoding rhodanese-like domain-containing protein, producing the protein MSSVDTFLEKARSGLRRVSPQEADALRGRGALLIDIRPHANREAEGEIPGALPVERIHLEWRLSPDSEWRLPGVTAESQVVVFCNEGYASSLAARDLQLLGLANATDLVGGFRAWAAAGLPTEAGGRPALP; encoded by the coding sequence TTGAGTTCCGTGGACACGTTCCTGGAGAAGGCCCGTTCAGGACTGCGGCGGGTGAGTCCCCAGGAGGCCGACGCGCTGCGCGGCCGGGGTGCCCTGCTGATCGACATCCGGCCGCACGCCAACCGGGAGGCCGAGGGCGAGATACCCGGGGCGCTGCCGGTCGAGCGCATCCACCTGGAGTGGCGGCTCTCGCCGGACAGCGAGTGGCGGCTGCCGGGAGTCACCGCCGAGTCGCAGGTCGTCGTGTTCTGCAACGAGGGCTACGCCTCCAGCCTGGCCGCCCGCGACCTGCAACTGCTCGGCCTGGCGAATGCCACCGACCTGGTCGGCGGGTTCCGGGCCTGGGCCGCCGCGGGGCTGCCGACCGAGGCGGGCGGGCGGCCGGCGCTGCCGTGA
- a CDS encoding ABC transporter substrate-binding protein → MQMRTTGSRTRLLGTALAVALAATGALSACSSSSKGGSKVVVASAAFPENALLMEIYAQALEAKGISVERKPNVGQRDVLFQQLKSDSITVVPEYNGALLAYLDKTATETSQSAVDQAVTAKLPSNLEILQPAAAQDNDSLVVTQALATKDSLKNVSDLAPYAKDLVLGSAPEFKTRQQGVVGLQSLYGLTFKDFKPLDNSGPQTVSALQHGDADVVDLYSTTPAIKTNGFVVLNDDKGLFGVQNVIPLVDKTKLSQAGVDALNGVSAKLDTTTLTSLLEQVVTEKKDPADVAKTWLASVGLNK, encoded by the coding sequence ATGCAAATGCGCACTACAGGTTCCAGGACACGACTCCTCGGCACGGCTCTGGCGGTGGCGTTAGCCGCCACCGGCGCGCTGAGCGCCTGCTCGTCGAGCTCCAAGGGCGGCTCCAAGGTCGTCGTGGCCTCGGCGGCGTTCCCGGAGAACGCGCTGCTCATGGAGATCTACGCGCAGGCACTGGAGGCCAAGGGCATCTCCGTGGAGCGCAAACCCAACGTCGGGCAGCGCGATGTGCTGTTCCAGCAGTTGAAGTCGGACTCGATAACCGTGGTCCCGGAGTACAACGGCGCGCTGCTGGCCTACCTGGACAAGACCGCGACCGAGACCTCGCAGAGCGCCGTGGACCAGGCGGTGACCGCGAAGCTGCCGAGCAACCTGGAGATCCTGCAGCCCGCCGCCGCCCAGGACAACGACTCGCTGGTGGTCACCCAGGCGCTGGCCACGAAGGACAGCCTGAAGAACGTCTCCGACCTCGCCCCCTACGCCAAGGACCTGGTCCTGGGCTCGGCGCCGGAGTTCAAGACGCGGCAGCAGGGCGTGGTGGGCCTGCAGAGCCTCTACGGGCTGACCTTCAAGGACTTCAAGCCGCTGGACAACTCCGGGCCGCAGACGGTCTCCGCGCTGCAGCACGGCGACGCGGACGTCGTCGACCTCTACAGCACCACCCCGGCCATCAAGACCAACGGCTTCGTCGTCCTCAACGACGACAAGGGCCTGTTCGGCGTGCAGAACGTGATCCCGCTGGTCGACAAGACCAAGCTGTCCCAGGCCGGCGTGGACGCGCTGAACGGCGTGTCGGCCAAGCTGGACACCACGACGCTGACCTCGCTGCTGGAGCAGGTCGTCACCGAGAAGAAGGACCCCGCGGACGTGGCCAAGACGTGGCTGGCGTCGGTGGGCCTGAACAAGTGA
- a CDS encoding CBS domain-containing protein — MVTVRDVMTEAPKSVLESDNLVHVARVLRDEDVGCVPVVDDTGRLVGMLTDRDLVVEAMASNDDPTIRQAGELMRGGIHSVDADAPVTTVVETMGRNRVRRLPVVAAGKLVGVIGIADLAKNLPTAAVGELMALISKSGHKDKLP, encoded by the coding sequence ATGGTCACGGTCCGCGATGTGATGACCGAGGCACCCAAGTCGGTGCTGGAATCGGACAACCTGGTGCACGTGGCCCGGGTGCTGCGCGACGAGGACGTCGGCTGCGTGCCGGTGGTCGACGACACCGGCCGCCTGGTGGGCATGCTCACCGACCGCGACCTGGTGGTCGAGGCCATGGCCTCGAACGACGACCCGACGATCCGGCAGGCCGGGGAGCTGATGCGCGGCGGGATCCACAGCGTCGACGCCGACGCGCCGGTGACCACCGTGGTGGAGACGATGGGCCGCAACCGGGTCCGGCGGCTGCCGGTGGTCGCGGCCGGCAAGCTCGTCGGGGTGATCGGCATCGCGGATTTGGCCAAGAATTTGCCGACCGCGGCGGTCGGCGAGCTGATGGCGCTCATCTCGAAGTCGGGCCACAAGGACAAGCTGCCGTAA
- a CDS encoding DUF4129 domain-containing protein, translating into MTGNPKRWLPAAVVVLAIAAMAVAGRRKDGLNAGLATGVWDGGRVIAALAAVIVLAVIATNFAKHRDDGYGLLHRAGTATAVLLTVAAVLTPIGLLFFGRKPEPPPVQKPAPPGTASPRFPSMPSQNMHVQSGKDGFARAIGLSLLFLVLAAVFALLVYLLIRLLSRRWFTRQALELLDFDPLAPELEQLAEAVAAGAEALEYEGDAREAVIACYSAMELAVSAGGGGRRATDTPEEFLRRVTVANLIPEEPARKLTELFREARFSRHRIAEEKRDAAREALRVISVHIEGRAAALAAESAQRAAGAAASPAPAGGRP; encoded by the coding sequence ATGACCGGCAATCCCAAGCGCTGGCTGCCCGCCGCGGTGGTCGTCCTGGCCATCGCCGCGATGGCCGTGGCCGGCCGGCGCAAAGACGGGCTGAACGCCGGCCTGGCCACCGGGGTGTGGGACGGCGGCCGGGTGATCGCGGCGCTGGCCGCGGTGATCGTGCTGGCGGTGATCGCCACGAACTTCGCCAAGCACCGCGACGACGGCTACGGCCTGCTGCACCGCGCCGGCACGGCGACCGCCGTGCTGCTCACCGTCGCCGCCGTGCTGACGCCGATCGGGCTGCTGTTCTTCGGCCGCAAGCCCGAGCCGCCCCCGGTGCAGAAACCGGCCCCGCCCGGAACGGCCTCACCCCGCTTCCCGTCGATGCCGAGCCAGAACATGCACGTCCAGTCCGGCAAGGACGGCTTCGCCCGCGCGATCGGGCTGAGCCTGTTGTTCCTGGTCCTGGCCGCGGTGTTCGCGCTCCTGGTGTACCTCCTCATCCGGCTGCTGTCCCGCCGCTGGTTCACCCGGCAGGCGCTGGAGCTCCTCGACTTCGACCCGCTGGCCCCGGAGCTCGAGCAGCTCGCCGAGGCCGTCGCGGCCGGAGCTGAAGCGCTGGAGTACGAGGGCGACGCCCGCGAGGCCGTCATCGCCTGCTACTCGGCGATGGAGCTGGCGGTGAGCGCGGGCGGCGGCGGACGGCGGGCCACGGACACCCCCGAGGAGTTCCTGCGCCGGGTCACCGTGGCGAACCTCATCCCGGAGGAGCCGGCGCGCAAGCTCACCGAACTGTTCCGCGAGGCGCGCTTCTCCCGGCACCGCATCGCCGAGGAGAAGCGCGACGCGGCGCGCGAGGCGCTGCGCGTCATCTCCGTGCACATCGAAGGGCGTGCGGCGGCGCTGGCCGCCGAGTCCGCGCAGCGGGCGGCCGGCGCCGCCGCCTCCCCGGCACCGGCCGGCGGGAGGCCTTGA
- a CDS encoding AAA family ATPase, giving the protein MSDQLTPEQTCRKALAVLDEVEKAVVGKRAALELVLLGVLAGGHVLIEDLPGLGKTLMARSFATALGLDFTRIQFTPDLLPSDVTGAPFYDQRGGDMVFRPGPVFTQLLLADEINRTPPKTQAALLEAMGEGQVSVDGKSHQLDPAFVVLATDNPIEYEGTYALPEAQLDRFLLRVRMGYLPPADEAAMLLRRLDRKAERVDLQRIVDAPELLAMRGALETVEVAADVVDYVVALVNATRAATQVQVGASPRGGLALVQLARARAVLSGRDYVIPEDVKAVAVPALAHRITLRPELWVRRVSADEVVASLLAATPTPRTLPRQQNATGAGPVQAPAQQPGQNPAQKPAGATR; this is encoded by the coding sequence ATGTCGGACCAGCTGACCCCCGAGCAGACCTGCCGCAAGGCGCTCGCCGTGCTGGACGAGGTGGAGAAGGCCGTCGTCGGCAAGCGCGCGGCCCTGGAGCTGGTCCTGCTCGGCGTGCTGGCCGGCGGCCACGTGCTGATCGAGGACCTGCCCGGGCTCGGCAAGACCCTGATGGCCCGGTCCTTCGCCACCGCGCTGGGCCTGGACTTCACCCGCATCCAGTTCACCCCGGACCTGCTGCCCTCCGACGTCACCGGCGCGCCGTTCTACGACCAGCGCGGCGGCGACATGGTGTTCCGGCCGGGCCCGGTGTTCACCCAGCTGCTGCTGGCCGACGAGATCAACCGCACGCCGCCCAAGACCCAGGCCGCGCTGCTGGAGGCGATGGGCGAGGGCCAGGTGTCGGTGGACGGCAAGTCCCACCAGCTGGACCCGGCCTTCGTGGTCCTGGCCACCGACAACCCGATCGAGTACGAGGGCACCTACGCGCTGCCCGAGGCCCAGCTCGACCGCTTCCTGCTGCGGGTCCGGATGGGCTACCTGCCGCCGGCCGACGAGGCCGCGATGCTGCTGCGCCGGCTGGACCGCAAGGCCGAGCGCGTGGACCTGCAACGAATCGTCGACGCCCCCGAACTGCTGGCGATGCGCGGCGCCCTGGAGACGGTCGAGGTCGCCGCCGACGTCGTGGACTACGTGGTGGCCCTGGTGAACGCCACCCGCGCGGCCACGCAGGTCCAGGTCGGCGCCAGCCCGCGCGGCGGCCTGGCGCTGGTCCAGCTGGCCCGGGCCCGCGCGGTCCTGTCAGGACGCGACTACGTGATCCCCGAGGACGTGAAGGCCGTCGCCGTCCCGGCCCTGGCGCACCGGATCACCCTGCGCCCGGAACTGTGGGTGCGGCGGGTCTCGGCGGACGAGGTGGTGGCCTCGCTGCTGGCCGCGACGCCGACGCCGCGGACGCTCCCGCGCCAGCAGAACGCCACCGGAGCGGGCCCGGTTCAGGCTCCGGCGCAGCAGCCGGGGCAGAATCCGGCGCAAAAGCCGGCCGGCGCCACCCGATGA
- a CDS encoding DUF58 domain-containing protein — protein sequence MSGEPTPGSATRPKTTPAPAPTVWRPSQRAVRLLTAAICALVPAVAFGAWWCVPLAAVPLLMLTAHPASHPKRVRAEVEVPERRLFEGDVLTATIRLGADGAAGWTRQEYLPPRSRDDHDFGGAPTPSGVRLESLELTRGVITVKLLIPRWGRWSLGAVAIDVYDTAGLRLTSLHADLGEVEAFPVPAPDDTTLAPVRFPDRFGEHSARTPGEGVEFIQVRPYVFGDRQRRINWPATTRRRELQVNTFEAERAAEAVVVVDALSDLPQPPALDNPRPRSTLDTAVRGAAGLAQAYLTAHDRIGLVTLSGRVQWLTPGSGTAHLYRIAQTVMDLRKDFTYETGGLSRLPTRVLPRGALVYIFSPLLDPGVVEAISELADRGHPLVVIDVLAHEPAPTSSAGARPDHLDALALRLWRLDRQAVRFVLGELGVPVVSWDGLEPLDLALAPLQQAPLAGRVR from the coding sequence ATGAGCGGCGAGCCGACGCCGGGTTCGGCGACCCGCCCCAAAACCACCCCGGCCCCCGCCCCGACCGTCTGGCGTCCCTCCCAGCGCGCCGTCAGGCTCCTGACCGCCGCGATCTGCGCGCTGGTCCCGGCGGTCGCGTTCGGCGCGTGGTGGTGCGTGCCGCTGGCGGCGGTGCCGCTGCTGATGCTCACCGCGCACCCCGCCTCGCATCCCAAGCGGGTGCGCGCCGAGGTCGAGGTCCCCGAGCGCCGCTTGTTCGAGGGCGACGTCCTGACCGCGACCATCCGGCTGGGCGCCGACGGCGCCGCGGGCTGGACCCGCCAGGAGTACCTGCCGCCGCGCTCCCGCGACGACCACGACTTCGGCGGCGCCCCGACGCCCTCGGGGGTGCGGCTGGAGTCGCTGGAGCTGACCCGCGGCGTGATCACCGTGAAGCTGCTGATCCCGCGCTGGGGCCGCTGGTCGCTCGGCGCGGTCGCGATCGACGTGTACGACACCGCCGGCCTGCGCCTCACCTCGCTGCACGCCGACCTCGGCGAGGTCGAGGCGTTCCCGGTGCCGGCCCCGGACGACACCACGCTGGCCCCGGTGCGCTTCCCGGACCGCTTCGGCGAGCACTCGGCGCGCACGCCGGGCGAGGGCGTGGAGTTCATCCAGGTGCGGCCGTACGTGTTCGGCGACCGCCAGCGCCGGATCAACTGGCCGGCCACCACCCGGCGCCGCGAGCTGCAGGTCAACACCTTCGAGGCCGAACGCGCCGCGGAGGCGGTGGTGGTCGTGGACGCGCTGTCCGACCTGCCGCAGCCGCCGGCCCTGGACAACCCGCGCCCGCGCTCCACCCTGGACACCGCGGTGCGCGGCGCCGCCGGCCTGGCCCAGGCCTACCTGACCGCGCACGACCGGATCGGCCTGGTCACCCTGTCCGGCCGGGTGCAGTGGCTGACGCCGGGCTCCGGCACCGCGCACCTGTACCGCATCGCGCAGACGGTCATGGACCTGCGCAAGGACTTCACCTACGAGACCGGCGGCCTGAGCCGCCTGCCCACCCGCGTGCTGCCGCGCGGCGCCCTGGTCTACATCTTCAGCCCCCTGCTGGACCCCGGCGTGGTCGAGGCGATCAGCGAGCTCGCCGATCGCGGCCACCCCCTGGTGGTCATCGACGTGCTGGCCCACGAGCCGGCCCCGACAAGCAGTGCCGGCGCCAGGCCGGACCACTTGGACGCGCTGGCGCTCCGGCTGTGGCGGCTGGACCGGCAGGCGGTGCGGTTCGTGCTCGGCGAGCTGGGGGTGCCGGTGGTGTCCTGGGACGGTCTGGAGCCGCTGGATCTGGCGCTGGCTCCGCTGCAGCAGGCACCGCTGGCCGGGAGGGTCCGATGA
- a CDS encoding DUF3817 domain-containing protein — MTTLTSGAIKRYRVMALFTGTMLLLLTFVVIPLQLWAHNKTLEKPVAMIHGYGYMLYLIVALDLCLRARYKPIRTILILLVGVVPFLAFYYERIVVRDTQRLLAEAQERAAKKKAKAASKATRTKTVVTVGAQGGNATESPEPAQAD; from the coding sequence ATGACTACGCTGACCTCCGGTGCCATCAAGCGCTACCGCGTGATGGCTCTGTTCACCGGCACCATGCTGCTGCTGCTCACCTTCGTGGTCATCCCGCTGCAGCTGTGGGCCCACAACAAGACGCTGGAGAAGCCGGTCGCGATGATCCACGGCTACGGCTACATGCTGTACCTGATCGTGGCGCTCGACCTGTGCCTGCGGGCCCGGTACAAGCCGATCCGCACCATCCTGATCCTGCTGGTCGGCGTGGTGCCGTTCCTGGCGTTCTACTACGAGCGCATCGTGGTGCGCGACACGCAGCGGCTGCTGGCCGAGGCGCAGGAGCGGGCGGCGAAGAAGAAGGCCAAGGCCGCCTCGAAGGCGACGCGGACCAAGACCGTCGTCACCGTCGGTGCGCAGGGCGGGAACGCTACGGAGTCGCCGGAGCCCGCTCAAGCGGACTGA
- a CDS encoding SURF1 family protein — translation MKYRFLFRPAWLAAITALIVLTVAFVGLGMWQWSRAHRTHKLSPQAAAAYVTPAPLAQLLKDGSPATDDAIGHAVSVSGVFDGGHQLLVPDRRFPDGRIGYITIAPLKLADGTVVVVSRGWSAQKVTPPPVPAGRVTVTGWLSAEEPADGAPPDASDAAAKDPAHLIASVDVATLVNTWPYSNLDQAYVNQTSVAPVADPGAGTLTAIPAPAPPNSSSWYILNVGYTLQWWMFGVVGLWWFVTYVRRLANPVEPEDDELEDDEEVEAESEESEAELEEAEALSPLERAPATP, via the coding sequence ATGAAGTACCGCTTCCTGTTCCGCCCCGCCTGGCTCGCGGCGATCACGGCCCTGATCGTGCTCACCGTGGCCTTCGTCGGCCTGGGGATGTGGCAGTGGTCGCGCGCCCACCGCACGCACAAGCTGAGCCCGCAGGCCGCGGCCGCGTACGTGACGCCCGCGCCGCTGGCGCAGCTGCTCAAGGACGGGTCCCCGGCCACGGACGACGCCATCGGCCACGCGGTCAGCGTCTCGGGGGTCTTCGACGGCGGCCACCAGCTGCTGGTGCCCGACCGCCGCTTCCCGGACGGCCGCATCGGCTACATCACCATCGCCCCGCTGAAGCTGGCCGACGGCACCGTGGTCGTGGTCAGCCGCGGCTGGAGCGCGCAGAAGGTCACGCCGCCGCCGGTCCCGGCCGGCCGGGTCACCGTCACCGGCTGGCTGTCCGCCGAGGAGCCGGCCGACGGCGCCCCGCCGGACGCCTCCGACGCCGCGGCGAAGGACCCGGCGCACCTGATCGCCTCGGTGGACGTCGCGACGCTGGTGAACACCTGGCCGTACAGCAACCTGGACCAGGCCTACGTCAACCAGACGAGCGTGGCCCCGGTCGCCGACCCGGGGGCGGGGACGCTGACCGCGATTCCGGCGCCGGCCCCGCCGAACAGCTCGTCGTGGTACATCCTCAACGTCGGCTACACATTGCAGTGGTGGATGTTCGGCGTCGTGGGGCTGTGGTGGTTCGTCACCTACGTCCGGCGGCTGGCCAACCCGGTCGAGCCCGAGGACGACGAACTCGAGGACGACGAAGAAGTCGAAGCAGAGTCAGAAGAGTCAGAAGCGGAACTGGAAGAGGCCGAAGCGCTCAGTCCGCTTGAGCGGGCTCCGGCGACTCCGTAG
- a CDS encoding PP2C family protein-serine/threonine phosphatase, which yields MQQPRPQVPGPGRPRAPKDDDARIVERLQRSLLPSVLEVKGLVTAAEYVPAARHHNVGGDWYDVFEPVPGTVAWVIGDVAGHGFGEAVVMAQLRNALRAYALDTDDPAEILRRLDRFVTAYLPHDTTATACVLVLDRATGRVRYSGAGHPPPLLVGEREGTASTQWLDQAKGLPLGVRETEYRPVAQFMLAPADMLVLYTDGLVEKPGDDIEDGMERLRMAAQLVCTETPETVCRQLMRLPGEAYAGDDRALLVSRIS from the coding sequence GTGCAGCAACCGAGGCCGCAGGTCCCCGGCCCCGGGCGTCCCCGCGCCCCGAAGGACGACGACGCGCGGATCGTCGAACGGCTCCAGCGCTCCCTGCTCCCGTCGGTCCTGGAGGTCAAGGGCCTGGTCACCGCCGCGGAGTACGTCCCGGCGGCCCGCCACCACAACGTCGGCGGCGACTGGTACGACGTCTTCGAGCCGGTCCCGGGCACCGTCGCCTGGGTGATCGGCGACGTGGCCGGGCACGGCTTCGGCGAGGCGGTCGTGATGGCCCAGCTCCGCAACGCCCTGCGCGCCTACGCCCTGGACACCGACGACCCGGCGGAGATCCTGCGCCGCCTGGACCGCTTCGTCACGGCCTACCTCCCGCACGACACCACCGCGACCGCCTGCGTGCTGGTCCTGGACCGCGCCACCGGCCGCGTCCGCTACAGCGGCGCCGGCCACCCGCCCCCGCTGCTGGTGGGCGAGCGCGAGGGCACCGCCAGCACGCAGTGGCTGGACCAGGCCAAGGGCCTGCCGCTGGGCGTCCGCGAGACCGAGTACCGGCCGGTCGCGCAGTTCATGCTGGCCCCGGCGGACATGCTGGTGCTGTACACCGACGGCCTGGTCGAGAAGCCCGGCGACGACATCGAGGACGGCATGGAACGGCTGCGGATGGCGGCCCAGCTGGTGTGCACCGAGACGCCGGAGACGGTCTGCCGGCAGCTCATGCGCCTGCCCGGCGAGGCATACGCCGGGGACGACAGGGCCCTGCTGGTAAGCCGCATAAGCTGA
- a CDS encoding SRPBCC family protein, with the protein MYATRPVDLDFLATAPLRLSFANTLHATPEAVFDAIAHDVAALPRWYGAVAAAEYGGAVPFGVGTKRRVKLVGGVAFHEEVLAWDTPHRYAYRIERTTVPGIRAMAEQWTVLTTPAGTRVAWTMAIDATRPAAMAVRASAPGIALATRRAMGQLDRLLAAA; encoded by the coding sequence ATGTACGCGACCCGACCGGTAGACCTCGATTTCCTGGCGACGGCCCCGCTGCGCCTGTCCTTCGCCAACACCCTGCACGCCACGCCCGAGGCGGTCTTCGACGCCATAGCGCACGACGTCGCGGCGCTCCCCCGCTGGTACGGCGCGGTCGCGGCGGCGGAGTACGGCGGCGCGGTGCCCTTCGGCGTCGGCACGAAACGCCGGGTGAAGCTGGTCGGCGGCGTCGCGTTCCACGAGGAGGTCCTCGCCTGGGACACCCCGCACCGCTACGCGTACCGCATCGAGCGCACCACCGTCCCCGGCATCCGCGCCATGGCCGAGCAGTGGACCGTCCTGACGACCCCGGCCGGCACCCGGGTCGCGTGGACGATGGCGATCGACGCGACGCGGCCGGCGGCGATGGCCGTGCGCGCCTCGGCGCCGGGCATCGCGCTGGCCACCCGGCGGGCGATGGGGCAGCTGGACCGGTTGCTGGCGGCCGCTTAG
- a CDS encoding YcnI family protein, with protein MSTKLTSGTRRTAVLLATAAASLLAAASAAEAHVTVNPNSVSQGGYTKVSFRVPNEEANASTTALEVDIPVDHPIASVSVRPVPGWTATTTTTQLATPIKTGDGEVTAAVSKIVWTGGKIDPGQFQEFDVSLGPLPKDTDQIVFKALQTYSDGNVVRWIDLQQPGQPAPDHPAPVLHLTPAAANGSTTGATGSGSTTAPAGSTATTPTGAPTTAPSVSLAADGDAKAGSGSSSSSDTSARTLGVAGLIVGALGFGTAIVALRRKDTSSS; from the coding sequence ATGTCCACGAAGCTCACCTCCGGCACGCGCCGGACCGCTGTCCTGCTCGCCACCGCCGCCGCGTCGCTGCTCGCCGCGGCCTCGGCCGCCGAGGCGCACGTCACGGTGAACCCCAACTCCGTGTCGCAGGGCGGGTACACCAAGGTCTCCTTCCGGGTGCCGAACGAGGAGGCGAACGCCTCGACGACCGCCCTGGAGGTCGACATCCCGGTGGACCACCCGATCGCCTCGGTCTCGGTGCGGCCGGTCCCCGGCTGGACCGCGACGACGACCACCACACAGCTGGCCACGCCGATCAAGACCGGCGACGGCGAGGTCACCGCGGCGGTCAGCAAGATCGTCTGGACCGGCGGCAAGATCGACCCGGGGCAGTTCCAGGAGTTCGACGTCTCGCTCGGGCCGCTGCCGAAGGACACCGACCAGATCGTGTTCAAGGCGCTGCAGACCTACTCCGACGGCAACGTCGTCCGCTGGATCGACCTGCAGCAGCCCGGCCAGCCCGCGCCGGACCACCCGGCACCGGTGCTGCACCTGACGCCGGCCGCCGCCAACGGCAGCACGACCGGCGCGACCGGCTCGGGCAGCACGACCGCCCCGGCCGGCAGCACCGCCACCACCCCGACCGGCGCCCCGACCACCGCACCCTCGGTGAGCCTGGCGGCCGACGGCGACGCCAAGGCCGGGTCCGGCAGCTCCAGCAGCAGCGACACCAGCGCCCGCACCCTGGGCGTCGCCGGCCTCATCGTCGGCGCCCTGGGCTTCGGCACCGCGATCGTCGCACTGCGCCGCAAAGACACCTCGTCCTCCTGA